ACTTCGTCATTAGAGCCTTGGATGGTGAAATGCGGAGGTCTCCATTGAACTAACGCACTGATAAAATGTTAACATGGAGTAATTTCTCTGATAAGATTGATTGACCAAGATCACATTTATAGCATATTTCTTTCATGTCCTGTATTCTGAGGGCTGTTCAACCGAGTTTAGAGTACGGACGGACAATTAGTTCGACGGCGCTGATTAAACACAGTCAGAACAATAAACTAGACACATCAAACACTTGCGCTGAGAAGGGCACAAAATTTTACCTATAAATGTAGAGGAAGAAATCGAATTAAAACAAAAAttggtgatgagatattCGTATCGTTCGAGCTACAGGCAATGAACTCATATTATTGTGTGTTGCAATGGCTTTGTAAAGTAACAGCCACAGGGTAGGACTCAGTTTGCTGCACAGATAAACATTGTTATCGATAACAAAAATCGGGGCTTCCACCACTGGAGCCGTCTCCGAGCTAAATGGCCTGGGGTACGGTGTGAAGTTCTTCCGCTCCTAACCAAAGGCGGAGAACCAGCCGCCGACTCCGCCTGATATCCGCCCTCCGCAAAGATTTTCCAGTGTGACACACAAAACAGGCAGGCATGGAGTCTGCGAAGCGGAAGCGAGCCGCCAAGGCCTGTAATTACTGCAGAAAGAGGTATGCTCTTTACTATTTGATGCTTAGGTACAAGGTTGTGCTAATTGGTTGCTAGGAAGAGGAAATGCGATGGCAGACAACCTGTTTGTACGCTCTGCGAAGAGGCGAATAACTCTGAGTGCGAGTATCGCGATGAAGGAAATGAGTCAAAGTGAGTTTCGCCGTCATAATCCACGGTATGAGACTGATTTAGTTAGGCGAATTGCCATCCCTGTTGATCGCGTTGATGAGATCTTTGATCGTCTTGAATCTCTCGAATCAACCTTCCAATCCGCAATAGCTCGTCAACGAGATCGAAGTCCCATCTCAACACCTTTTCCAGCATCGACTCCTTACCCAGCCTCAACACCCTACGCACCGTATCCCATAGTGCGGCATAACGAACCAATTAGCCCTGAAGATGGAATAGTAGCTGCTTCATCTGTGCATTCAACAGGACCAGGAACGCAAACTTCGTTGTCTCAATTCGCTAATAACAATGTCTTCAATACAACGATGGACATTCCACTTTCTCACTCATCCACAACAGGGAATTTACTCAGGTCTGCGCCAGCGAAAGCACTACTGGGTCATTACCCTTCAGATCTGTTTCTACATATCGAGTTAAGAAGACCAATTCCCGAAGGGCTGAGATTAAACGCCGAACCAGTGAGTCAAATTGACCTCCCGACACTATCACCCAACGAAACAGATCATCTCGTCAGAAATTACTTCCAGCTCGTTCATCGCTTCCATCCAATCCTTGACCAACGAGCCTTTTATGATCTGTACGACAGAACCGTTGACCACGGCGCACGGCCTGATCTTCCCTCATCACTGGTCCTCGTTGTTCTCGCCCTAGGttctgttgctgctgaaaCGCCGAACCGAATGGATGCGAGTTGGAGCCCTGGGGTAAAGTTCTTTACACCTGCTGTGAGACTTTTGCTCACGGAGTCGTTGTGTTCGTTTGGTGGAGATCCGCTTCTACCGCAGGCGTTGTATCTCGCTGCGCtgtattatagctatttgTCAAGGCCGTTGCTGGCGTGGAGGTTGGTGCATATGGCGTCGACCGATGTACAGCATTATTGGATAAGGTATGTATAGATGCGGTTGGGATTAAGATCCGTACCTGACTTGTCAGATCTGAGAAGTTGCTGCGAGATGGTTCGCAAGACCAGTCAATTCTGCGAGTCTTCTGGGCCATTCTCGTGCTCGAATGGTAAGTCACCCGCTCTGTGTTGTCAAGTTATTCTCTAACTATCGTCAGTGACATCCTCGCAGAGCATCATCTCCCTCGCAGTGGCATCGAAAAGATCGTCGATAAACTCCCCTACCCATGGTCCGACGGCCCCTCCGAACCCTACATGCACCGCTGGCTCGCCGATCTCTCATCCCGTCGCCTTCTGAACAGAATCCACTACGTCCTCTACGCAGAAGCTGAGCCAGGTACAGGCGATAACGCAGCGGACAACTCTGAAGAAACGCAATCGAGTCTTCCAAACTTGGCTCATGAATTGAACCGCCAGCTTGGAGCGTGGTATCATCTCCTCCCTCACAGCATTAGACCCAATCTTGAGATTCCTCCGATAGGGATTGATGATACCATGGTTACTATACGATATCACACGACAGGCGACATTATCTACAGGCCTTTTCTATATCAAGTTTGCGCCCTCGCGCCAGGTACACAACCCAATCCCGCGACACTTGAGAATGCGAGACAATGTCTGGTACACTGTCGTCGGTATCTCAATGCAGTTGAATTCGCAGTCCATGCACCGACTGCATCTTTGGAGAATCTCTTACACGGGTATGTCTACAACAAGAGTACAATAACGATTACTAACAGTCCCAGGACCATGGCGGTGGTATTACTCCTCTCATTCgcagccttctcaagattGGATGCCCTCAGGGTCCCTGATCTCAACCAATTACAAGACAAGGGAATAAGGATCTGCGAAAGATGGGCGTTTCCAGGCTCAAGTATAGAGCAAATGGTTGTAATTCTGCGCGCCCTCCGAGCGAAGTGCATCGATACAGGATGAGGGTCAAGTCCATAGAAAACAACGTAAATGTCTCGATTACAGAAAACTACTGAATCTGGTACCGTGACTGTGCATATCCGGCCCCGGAAATGATCAATCCAAAGGCGAGGTCCATTGATTTTTGACATCAAGGGCGCGCGCTAGTCATCGTCGGGAGCAGGGCCGAGACCTGTGGCGAGATCTTTCCAGAAGCCACTCGTTAAGATCTGCATAGCTTTAAAATTTTTGGACTCGGAGAGTTTATCTGACTTTCCTTGTTAGACTTATTCAAGTATTTTAAGCCGCCCAGCTAAGCCCAATTCTTGAGATCCAAAATCTGCAGATCCACTCACCGCCAACTCCTCCAATATCTACCCTGGCTACAAAGTATCTATTACTCAATCGTTACCATTAGTTGAGTTTCATCAATTAGTCGCATCATGACTGCCAAGGACTCCCAACAGGCTCACAAagaagtcatcatcaagcctgCAACACTCACCGATGCCAATCGCATCGCAGAGCTAGGCGCACATGTCTTCACAATAACATTCGGGCACTCCGTCGAACCCTACGAACTGGCCGCCTTCCTCGAAGAATCATACACAGAagcatccatcatcaacgacttAAACGACCCAAACAAAGACGTAATCATCGCGACAAACTCCAACGATGATTTTCTCGGCTTCGCATATCTCACCCGAGGAAGCAGTGAACCTTGCGTAGAAAACATGGAAAAAACCGTTGAACTGCAGAGGATCTACGTACATCCTGATTCTCACGGCGCTGGTGTTGGAAAGAATTTGGAGAAGGCTATTGAGAGTATGGCTAAGGAGCAGGGGTTTGAGAATTTGTGGCTGGGTGTTTGGGAGGAGAATCCCAGGGCGATAAGGGCGTATGAGAAGTGGGGATATAAACAGGTCGGGGACCATGATTTTACTATTGGGTCAATTGTTCAGACTGATCATATCATGGTTAAGAGTTTGTAGATGGAATACACATGAACAGGCAATGAATCATGGATTGATGAATTTGGCGTTAGAGAGTGGACTTGAAATATGGCACTTAGATAGACAGGCCAGACTAGAGGTCAATTAGCTTCTTTACGATCAACACCCTTTCCATCATGTCTCGTCTCTCAATGCTGTTCGGTGTTCAAGGCCGAGATATTGAGACTCAATTGATCAAATCTGCATTCAAGCATTTTCGACCCTCGGAAGCAGGTCCGATAACGCTAGGTGAATGACCAATGACAAACCCCCCGGCACCAATTCGCTCTAGACCTTGCTGAGAATGACTGTGCCTGTGATTCGCCGATCTAGACCGGCCCGGTCGATGTGAACGACGCCCTCTCATACCAGCGGCCCGCCTTCTCCGCCAAACCTTTATTACTTGCGATATCCGTTCGTTTTACACCAGCTTGAAGACTTCAAGATCACATATATCTCTATTTGCCCAAAAGTCATTCCAATAATACAAAGACATATACTCGACATCGCAACCATGTATATCCGCGCCGCCCACGCCGAAGCAGACCTCCGCGTCCTTCGCCGTCTCATCCACGAAAACCCCCTCGGAATGCTCACAACCGGCATAAAGTCCCAAACCCACTCCTTTCTCCAAAGCAGCCACatcccttttcttctcgaCGTACAAGATGAATCCAGCGAAACAGAACTCGGTCGTCTGCGCGGCCACTTGGCCCGCCAAAACCCCCAAAGCAAAGCCATGATCGAACACTGCACCTCCAACCCCTCTCTAAAAAGTTATCTCGAAGACGAAGTCCTAGTGATCTTCACCAAGTCGACTCATCATTATGTGACCCCCAAATTCTACACCGAGACAAAACCAGCGAATGGAAAGGTTGTGCCGACGTGGAATTACGCAGCGGCGCAGGTTTATGGAAAAGCGAGGATTTACTATGAGAACAATGAAGAGACGTCTTCATTTCTGGGAAAGGCGATTAGTGATCTTACGGATCATAATGAGAGGAACACGATGGGGTATACGGGTGGCGAGAGACCAAGCCAGTGGAAGGTGTCTGATGCGCCGGAGAAGTATgttgagttgttgaagaggaacATTATTGGGATTGAGATCGAGGTTACCAAGCTGGAgggcaagttcaagatgagTCAGGAGATGGGAGAGGGGGATAGGGAGGGTGTTATCAAGGGTTTTGAAGGGTTGGGGACggaggttggtgatgagattgcAAGGGTCGTTAAGGAGCGTGGGGAGCTGAAGGATCAGAAGAAGTGATCTCAAGAGATATTGACATGCCCATGGGCATCTTGAAGGGTAGATCGAAAACATTAATGCCCAACTTAGATCTTCTTGTAGACTCGAggatgaagccatgatgaatcCTTGGTGTCAAGGTTAGCACGTTAAGAGCCTATCGCACGATATACAGGTCGTAGGTTGAACGACTGGGACAGATTGACATCCGATAAGACTAAAATCGAGCAGAGAGACTTGCTGTAGAGACAGGGTAGCTCTGCTTCATTACCTAAGCGGAGATCCCGAAAAGAATACTACTCCATCCGATCCATCGTGATAGGCatttccagcatcatcaactttACCTAATCACCGAGAACCATCCGGCAACGAACCTCGGCACTGTCAAATAACACAAGATAAGCTTGTCCCAAATGCAAACCTCAATAACCGTATATTCCCGACTATGGGGGCCCCATGGGCTGCCAACCGCTCCAATAACATTCCCATTCTCGCGGTATCGTGAAGACGACCATCGACTTTCGATGTTACGCGTCGCTGTCGGCCCTTTTATCATACTATGAAAAACACGGGTCGTCAAGTGATACAAGAGTCAACATTTCATTGATTGCATCTTCAAAAGCTGACAGCCCTACGGATGGCTCGGCATTCAGGTACACCACGATGCGAACACGAAGAGGAATTTGTGTAGGGTAAGAAAAGATGCATACCACGCTAGTATACCTTGATTAAATTCCCCGACAATGACATGATACAGTATATCTACCAGGAGTACAATTATTGACTCGTGGGAATTGAATACAAACGGTTGCTTAGATAAACCAACCGGGGATTGGGGAAACACGTGGAATTAAGTTACGCTTTAGGTAAATTACCAGCATAAAAACTGGTTTTCTGGGGAAGTTTGTTTCGATGCCTTAACAGTACAGAATTTGCCTATGACGCAGTGGCGCTGGGAATACCGGACATCCGCACGCGGCTGAATGATACATGCATCCCACACCCCATGACAGTCAAACAGAACAAATACAGTGACCATTGGGGCAATGATATGGGGGAGCACGGGGTATGGAgaaataagaaagataaaagtGCTTTCGGCCGAGGCAGGGCCGTTCGGAGACGAAGAGCGGGTAATCTTTGAAGGTACGGCATCTAGAAGTTCTTAGAAGTGTCGTGGTACCTGGCGATTCTATGGTGAGATCGTCGGGTTCTGAGGGGATTGAGATTGGCGTCATTGCTTCGCATGCCAAGATTTGTATGGGAGATCGGCAAACGGGGCTTGGCAGGTTCGACAAGAGATTTTGACGGCTGGGCAATAATTCAATGCCTTACAGAAGAGTTTAACATAAAGATCTGACTGTAAGGTAGAGACGCGATGAATCCGATTTCGATTGACGTTGTTTTAGAGTCAATCTTGACCAAGAGAATGTCATGAACTGATGCTCATTGAATGTCATGGTCTCTCCGGATCCCTCGGGTGTCGTCATGTTGTGATGGTGAACCAGATTCAGAATAGTACTGAACAAGGGTTAGTGGCACTCAGGCACTAACGCTGCCAACCAAAACTGTCATCCAGGCCATCACGGGGACATTTCCCCCAATCAGAAGTACTGAGATTAATGCATTGCCGTTTTTTTACAGGCCGTTTCAGTTGTTTTGCAGCCACTACAAATTTCCAAAAGCCATATCGTCATACCAAACACTTGACATTCATCGCAGCGAGAGGTGAAGGACCTCGGGCTTTCCCCAGCTTTACAACCCCGTGGAGGTGGTACCCCATTACCCAATTATTGACCCATTGTCTGCATTCCCCTTGCTCAACCCCACAGAATTGGTAGAAGCAAAAAAATGGGACGGACCGATTTCGTGGTCTCGAGACCATGACAGCCAGGATGCACACCGGAGTGCGGCTCATTGGACGCCTGCTTTTCAGGCCTGACATCACGAAGTATCGCACTTTTGCTCTATAACGTCATTCTCGATCAATATGTATTTAAATCCTTGACATCCTCATGTTCTGTCGAGTAACTCAATCACTAATTGACTTTGGATCACCACTTAAGATTACAGCATATcattattattaagaagtgCTTGGATTAGGACTGCCCATCATGGCGCCGTCTTTCCTCACTGTTCATTTCGATGACCAGAATCCAAACTCTgaaaagggaaaagaggCTGGTGCGAGGAGATCTCTCGCTGGCCTTGATTACTCGCCTTTGCCTCGCATCACGGGCCGATCTTTTCTCCTAGCTACCTTTGTCTCTATGGGTGGTCTTCTGTAAGTCCTACTACCCTCTACTCTACAACATGAGCTGATGAGAACAGTTTCGGCTATGATACAGGCCAAATCTCAGGCTTCCTCGAGATGCCAGACTTTCTCGACCGTTTCGCCCAAACAAACAGTAAGGGAGAAAAGGAATTCAGCACCGTCCGTTCAGGCCTCATCGTCTCGCTTCTCTCAATCGGTACGCTCATGGGCGCGCTGATCGCAGCGCCTGTTGCAGACCGCATTGGACGAAAGTACAGTATCTCCGGCTGGACGTGGGTGATTGCTATTGGCTTCGTCATCCAGATTTCTTCAGAAACGGACTGGGTGCAGATCATGATGGGCCGATGGGTCGCTGGTCTTGGAGTCGGCGCCTTGTCGCTGCTTGTTCCTATGTTCCAGAGCGAGACTGCACCGCCGTGGATTCGTGGTGCGATGGTTTGCTGTTATCAGCTCTTTATTGTAAGTGATAAAATTCTTGGCATGCCAAGTTTTTATGCTCCGACGATCTGTGGAGAAGCTGTCAAGGATTGCACTGACATTTGGCTTAGACGATGGGCATTTTCTTGGCTGCGTGCTTCAACTACGGCACTGTAACGCACCATCCCAACAGCTCAGCATGCTGGCGCATCGTCATCGGCGTCGGCTGGGTTTTTACTCTTGTTCTCGGCATTGGAATTTTGTTTCTTCCTGACACGCCCCGTTTTGACTACCGCAATGGCAAAGTCGACCGTGCGCGTGAAACTCTCTGCAAAGTATACGGCGCGACGCCAAACCATTGGGCGATCCATACTCAAATGGAAGAAATCGAGTCCAAGCTGCGCGCCGAGAGTCACATCAAGCAGAGCCCCGTCCAAGAATTCGTGAATATGTGGAAAGCGCCCCGCATGGCTTATCGTATCTTCATCGGAATGTCGCTCCAGATGTTTCAGCAACTTACCGGTGCGAATTACTTCTTTTACTACGGCACTACCATCTTTCAGTCTGTGTCAATCAACAGCTACAAGACGCAGATCATTCTGAACACGATTAACTTTCTGGTTACGTTTATTGGATTGTATATCGTTGAGCACTACGGTCGGCGCAAGTCGCTTATTGCGGGAAGTACTTGGATGTTCATCTGCTTCCTTATCTTTGCATCTGTCGGACATTTCTCGCTCGATCGCAATGATCCCACAAAGACGCAGGGCGCGGGTATCGCTATGATCGTCTTTGCTTGTCTTTTCATCCTGGGTTTTGCTACCACTTGGGGTCCGATGATTTGGACTATCATGGCTGAGATCTTCCCCTCCCGATATCGTGCAAAGGGCATGGCGCTTTCAACAGCTAGCAACTGGCTCTGGAATTTCCTCCTCGCCTTTTTCACGCCTTTCATCACGAAGGACATTGACTTCCTATATGGATACGTCTTTGCGGGGTGTAATGTCCTTGGTGGATTACTCGTCTACTTCTTCGTCATTGAAGGCCAGGGACGTACTCTCGAGGAGATTGATACCATGTATCTTGAAAGGGTGAACCCTATGAAGAGTTCCAAGTGGGTTCCCCCTCCTCCTGAGGAGATGTCGAGGATCAGGAAGCAGGCTGGTACGGATCTCGAGACTGCTGCTCCTGCGGCGTCGAGTGACGATGAGACGCTTGCGAGGCCCTCAGGTGTTACTGATGGTGGAATGGGACATCATAAGGAGGAGCATGCTGGCACTACGCACCGAGAGTAAGGGGATGGTGATGATTGAGATGTGATGGGGATTTATTTATGAGTGATGTTGGAGACGAGATTGCATGATACCTACGACCTATTCTTATCGTTCATAGCCAATTTTACCGTACTTATACCGAACCAGCTACTTGCAAAATGTCCATCACAGACTGATGCTCATGAATGACACTCGAACTGCGATAAGGATACGATAGAGGGACAGGAGGTtcagcatcagcctcaagGTAATGGATGCAAGGCAATTTGCTCACTGCCTTTCCGGATGCCCAAGATGCAGCTTTTGACTGAAAGATCACTATATTTATCATCCGTGATTGTAATTAAAAAGGCTTCTCGATGTTAATGAGCTGCGCTGTTGGCGTGGCTTGGCTTGGGCTCCAGGCAGTCGCAGTCTTGTTGACACCTGAACGATTCACTTCCCGCCATGGTCAACGCACTCACCCACTGCGGCTTCCATCACCCGCCAGTCACGCTGAGATGGAAAAACAACAATCACTCCCTAATCTCCATTCTGATCCACGCATCGAATaacgccatcatcatcaacatcatcatctgtaCAAAATCTGCCACCGCCACAATcatccatcgtcatcacgAACGACACCTGTCCCACTGGCCGAGCGCGCTACGCCTTCGACTACATCAACGCCGACTCAAGGGCCTTCATCATCCCCCCTCCCATCATCCATTTTCAACATTCTCATCGCGGCTTGccaccaacatcatcaacagcatcaacaatCTGCACCCAgtacttcatcatcatgtgtCAGAAGTCGAGCTACGAAAGGCGCTGTGAAGACTGCCACATGAGAGTCATGATCAGCGTTGTAACCCACCAAGTATGCGGCGGCAAGCCCCGAGAGAAGCTAATCAAGgcccaagaagagaaacgcAAGAACCATAAGGTACCCTATCGCAAGGACGATTTTATATGCAAGCTCAGAATACGGCCTCAAAAGAAATACTGGTCCTACATCGGAGCGCACACCTGCATGCGCTGCAGTCTTCAAAAGTTGAGGAAAGAAGCGGAGGAAGAGCTCAAAGCACTTgtggatggaaatggaatgGAGTCAGAGATAAATCTCAAAAGGAGAGGTTAAAGAGGCtgaaagaagaaatgatGTATACGGGGCTTCCCCCAAAAGATTACAAGAAGGCGCTGCCCAAGGCAATCGAAGTCAACATGAAGGGCTAGTTGCCTGGTGTCCTGGCCGAACGGGATGATAGTATCCGGGACAGTATCGAGTATTTGTTCAAGGAGAGTCTTGAAGCGGATCAACAGTCAGATGACTCAGCCGCCTCGTCCGACCCGCTTCCCACGAGCACCGAGGAGCCTTCTTCGCATGCAGCGGGAAAGAAGACAGAGGGGAAAGAGGTTGCGACATCAGGTGTGGGGGATGTATTATCCGATGCAACCAGGTCTTCTCCGTTTCTTGGCGAGGACCAAATGAGGATTCTAGGCAACTTTTTTGGGGTTGGAATGGGGGGTATTGATAGTGATGAGGAGGTCATGGAAACGGACGACCAGCCGCCCACTGCAGGTTCACTCGCGGATCGATTCTCTAATTTCAGGCCCTAGGCCAGTGGTATCACGTCAAAATTCGCGTCCCGATTGTGAGTGATACTGTTGCTGCAGGCCATCCTTGGATCAGAGTAGTCTCACGGTGGAGGATGGATGAGTGCTGGACAGGAATGGGGGATACGACATAAATTATCGAAGCAATAAGTATGGAGGGGGGGTGAAGAGGGTTGCCGAACACACACGATAACAGATAGATAGAGAATATGACTATCGTTTCGTTGATCTGACTTACCTCGCATGGACTGTGAGTCGCTTTCCCTCTGATGTGGAGGTCTCTTGTTCCGACAGACCAAGATACGCTCTTCCCAACAATGTTAAAATACAGTGGCAGGATGAGTCCTGGATTGAATTAACATGATCTGCTCATCACCATTGTTCTTCATGTTGACAGTGCGCAGCATCATGAGCACAGAGCATGCTACACCATCAACAGTGTCACCATCGCGAGTATTGAAAGTGGCCAGAGACAAGGGTAAATGATGCTAGACACTGAATTCCACAATTAGATGTCTCTGATTGACCTCAATCGTGCTGTGAGAGGGTAGACGAGGAGACAAAGAAGTGACGGATTCTATACGTGAACATGCTGTCTTTTGCAGTGAACAACACGTGGGTGACGCCTCGGGTCAGTGACCATGCGAATATATCGAGACGGGATAAATAATGCGATTATTTAAGTGCTTTTAAAGACCGTGATAATAATAACTTTCACCTGAAGACTCAGCATCACCTTTCCTCCAAAAGTATAAATGCTTCCTCTCATCTTTCCCAATTGTTCCAACCCTTTAAATAAACGTCCCATTAAACACCCGCAAAGCTTGAAAACCTTTtacaccatcatcttcacttcCCATCAAGAATTACTGAAACTCACCCCCAAAATGTGTCAAGAAAGAACAGAGACTTGGCTATGCAAGTACTGCTACCGGTACCTCAGATCGGAGACTTACAAAATATGGCTCTGTGATGGGTTCAAACGAAATGGCGTTTGCACTGAGGTGAAGAAAACACTGCCAACGACTATCTACCAGAATGATCCGGATTGTAAGTTTTGTAATGCGCCGAGGAAGTGGCCTGACGATGAGGCTTTTGATGCGTggctcaagaagcagaatgGTTCATCgcgatggtgatggatgagAGAATGGTTATGGAGGTTTGAGAATTGGCAAGGCTGGGCTTGTCTTCTTCAAAGCAGGCTACAGCTTCAATTAAAGTCGCAGACACCAGTTGATACTTAAAAGCCCACGCTTCCTCGGAAACCAGTGATGAATTGAATCGAGGATTTGTAGTTGTTTATACTGCAATCTTATCTTACCACCGGCTGGTGAACCCGGTCTCAGTCCCCATCGGTATCCATCCCGATCAAGTGACACGGCATCGATACTCCACATTCTCCATTCGGCCATCTTATCTCTCTGACATTTTCCGACCGACGAATCATAGCCGTTCTCAGTGACAGATTGTGGGGTTTCATCTCCGATCTTCATGACGGCGGCCGAAGCTTTTCTCCTCCATCACTTTAGCTTGCGCCCGGAATTTGACTTCCAAATACTAACTCTTTCCCCAGAACTTACATTGACCGGAATTCCGAACACTCACTAACACTTGCACGACCCCGGCCAAGGTATCGTCAATGCCCAGGACTACTGGCGAACCGCGTGTAAGGCGCTCCTGTGAGCGTTGTCGGTAGGTTATCAGTCGCGATAAAGACGATATACTGACGATGGGGAtagtgagaagaagatcaaatGTCCTGCTGAGAAGCCAGGATGTTCGCATTGTCGAATAGCGAACCAGACATGTACTTATTTGCCTCGGAATCACGTCAGCAGTAATCGAAGATCCTTCGCTCGAAGCTTGTTAGTCACTGCGCGCGTGGGCTACGATGGACGAGAGAGTTGATGTAGAAAAGCAGGCCTCTCAAAGCGCAACATGCTAGCATATCACCAACTGCATCGAGCC
This genomic stretch from Fusarium oxysporum f. sp. lycopersici 4287 chromosome 5, whole genome shotgun sequence harbors:
- a CDS encoding transcriptional regulator, translated to MYIRAAHAEADLRVLRRLIHENPLGMLTTGIKSQTHSFLQSSHIPFLLDVQDESSETELGRLRGHLARQNPQSKAMIEHCTSNPSLKSYLEDEVLVIFTKSTHHYVTPKFYTETKPANGKVVPTWNYAAAQVYGKARIYYENNEETSSFLGKAISDLTDHNERNTMGYTGGERPSQWKVSDAPEKYVELLKRNIIGIEIEVTKLEGKFKMSQEMGEGDREGVIKGFEGLGTEVGDEIARVVKERGELKDQKK
- a CDS encoding MFS transporter, SP family, sugar:H+ symporter, which encodes MAPSFLTVHFDDQNPNSEKGKEAGARRSLAGLDYSPLPRITGRSFLLATFVSMGGLLFGYDTGQISGFLEMPDFLDRFAQTNSKGEKEFSTVRSGLIVSLLSIGTLMGALIAAPVADRIGRKYSISGWTWVIAIGFVIQISSETDWVQIMMGRWVAGLGVGALSLLVPMFQSETAPPWIRGAMVCCYQLFITMGIFLAACFNYGTVTHHPNSSACWRIVIGVGWVFTLVLGIGILFLPDTPRFDYRNGKVDRARETLCKVYGATPNHWAIHTQMEEIESKLRAESHIKQSPVQEFVNMWKAPRMAYRIFIGMSLQMFQQLTGANYFFYYGTTIFQSVSINSYKTQIILNTINFLVTFIGLYIVEHYGRRKSLIAGSTWMFICFLIFASVGHFSLDRNDPTKTQGAGIAMIVFACLFILGFATTWGPMIWTIMAEIFPSRYRAKGMALSTASNWLWNFLLAFFTPFITKDIDFLYGYVFAGCNVLGGLLVYFFVIEGQGRTLEEIDTMYLERVNPMKSSKWVPPPPEEMSRIRKQAGTDLETAAPAASSDDETLARPSGVTDGGMGHHKEEHAGTTHRE